One Phaseolus vulgaris cultivar G19833 chromosome 11, P. vulgaris v2.0, whole genome shotgun sequence genomic window carries:
- the LOC137807125 gene encoding uncharacterized protein: MKIFVESIDKGIWDAIKNGPFTFKIENEKVIYEKPWSQWTEQESKKAQYGYIAKNIITSSLSSDVFFRVSQCESAKEMWDILVVTHEGTNDVKRARKYTLTQEYEMFRMKKGESLVEVQKRFTHIANHLMSLGKTFDKEELNIKVLKCLDRSWQPKVTAISESKDLTSLTIG; the protein is encoded by the coding sequence atgaaaatctttgttgaatcaattgacaaaggtatttgggatgcaataaAAAATGGACCTTTTACTTTTaagattgaaaatgaaaaagttatttatgaaaaaccttggtcccaatggaccgAGCAAGAAAGTAAGAAAGCTCAATATGGTTACATTGCTAAGAACATTATCACATCTTCTTTAAGTTCTGATGTGTTTTTCAGGGTATCTCAATGTGAgtcagcaaaggaaatgtgggacattcttgtggtgactcatgaaggaacaaatgatgtaAAAAGGGCAAGAAAGTATACTCTCacacaagagtatgagatgtttagaatgaaGAAGGGTGAATCCCTTGTTGAAGTGCAAAAACGATTTACCCACATAGCAAATCATCTTATGAGTCTTGGGAAAACTTTTGATaaagaggaactcaacatcaaagttctcaagtgtcttgataggtcATGGCAGCCCAAAGTCACTGCCATATCCGAATCGAAGGATCTCACCTCCCTGACCATAGGCTGA